The genome window AAAAAGCCCGACAGCATATCGCGCTGGGCGGCCTCGTCATCGACAATTAGAATTTTGGGCATATTTTTATCCCTTTAAGTATTCCTATTTGTACAAAAAAAACCTTTTCTCATGCCGGAGAAAAGGTTTTTTTTCGGATTTTTCTATTTAATTATTCTTTGGGACCAATATTAAATATGACACCGGCGCGTATTATCAGGAAATTATTATTATCCAGCCATGGATAATCAACGCCTTTAAATTCGCCGGTAACGCCATCCATTAAATCAGTTTTGTAACCGCCTTCAAAATAAAGAGCCCCATATTCATTGGTCTTCCAATGCAATCCAAGCGCGACATCAACTCCCAAAGCCGGTGAATAAGATAATTCCCGGAAGGTAACGCCGCCGTTACTGGTTACTTTGGTGATTAGTTTGCTGAAAGCCAGTCCGCCTGAAACCTTAACGTAGGGCGAAAAAGAAGACTCAGAAAGATCCTTAATAAAATATTTTGTGTAAATACCAAAATCGAAAACCCGATGATTTAGGTCGATATCGTTTGCTCCCATATTGTTCATGCTGAAATACAATCCCAGAATCAGGTTTGATCTAAAATAATATCCACCCCCAATAATGAAACCTAAGCCACCCGTGGCATTAAGACTATCGGGTACCAAATCATTTTTCATATAACCGCTCGGTGAAGTAAAATTGCCCCCGACAAAACCTTCGACATAAGGCTCATCTTCATATTGCGCCAATACCATCGAAGAAAAAACAAAAAACGACATAACAACTGCGAAAAAGATTTTACGATTCATATCCACTGCCCTACATTACCTCGTTAAGATTATACCGGCTGCTTGCATCCGGCGATTAAATTTCAATAATATTAGATTAGGACGTACTTTGTCAATAGAAAATGCAATTAATCTTTGAAGCCTGACCAATTATTTTTGTCGGGCCCCAAATTGCCTGCAGTCTATTCCTGACCCTTTGACGCCTTGTATTCCTCCTGCAATTTCTGTGAGATATCAGGGGGAACTTCTTCATAATGCGAAAATTCGCGAGAATAAACTCCCTGTCCCTGTGTCATCGACCTCAAATCAACGGAATATTTATACAATTCAGCCTGAGGCACGCTGGCCCTGACTCTCTGCCTCTTACCCAGAGGATCCATACCGATAATCTTGCCGCGGCGCGATGAAATATCGCCCATGACATCACCGGTGTAATCGTCCGGAACGAAAATTGCAACATTATAGATTGGTTCGAGAATAACCGGTTTACAATTCGGGTAACCGTTCCTAAAGGCCATTATTCCTGCCATCTTAAACGCCATGTCCGAAGAATCTACGGAATGATAAGAACCGAAATAAACCGTTACCTTTGTATCAACTACCGGCGAGCCGCATAGTATCCCTTCCTGCATCGCCTCCACAACCCCTTTTTGGACCGAGGGAACAAACTTACTGGGTATGACTCCGCCCTTAATCTCATCAGAAAATTCAAATCCATCGCCCCGCGGTTTGGGCTCCATCCTCAGCCAGCAGTCACCATACTGACCCCGCCCCCCGGATTGCTTCTTATATTTTCCCTGGATTTCAGTCTTGGCGCGAATAGTTTCACGATATGGAATTCTCGGACGATCAAGCTCTACTTCAACGCCGAATCGGGTCTTTAATTTATCGACCAACAAATCAATCTGAGCATCACCCTGGCCAAAAAGCAAAGTTTGCCTCAGCGCCGGGTCCTGCACAACCCTAAAAGTCGGATCCGACTCATTAAGCTTATTAAGCCCCAATCCCATTTTTTCATCATCGCCTTTGGCCTTGGGTCTGATGGTCATATCCATTACCGGCTCTGGATAATCCGGCTCCGGCAAAATAACCTGATTGCTTTTAATGCAAAGTGAATTTCCGGTATGAGTGTTTTTGAGCTTAACCAGCCCCACGATATCACCCGCGTTGGCTCCGTCAACTTCTTTGCGGTCTTTACCGGTTAATTCATAGATCTGGCCTACTCGTTCCGAACCGGTTTGTACATTGGTTAGCTCCAGTCCGGAATTGATTTTTCCGGAAAAGACTTTAACCAAAGAAAGATCGCCGACATGTTGTTCACTAATTGTCTTAAAAACGTAAACCGCGGTTGGATTGTCCGTAGAACAGGCAATCTCCACTTCTTCGTCATTGCCGGCGTTTTTGGCTTTTACCGGAACTACCTCAGATGGATTTGGCAAATATTCAACGGCCAGATCAAGAATCGATGACACGCCAATATTACTGGTTGCCGCGCAGGCCAATACGGGATAAATAGATGATGAGGCGATACCATTTTTTAAGCCGGCTTTAAATTCATCATCCGACAGGGTGCCTTCTTCAAAGAATTTTTCCAATAAATCGTCATTTGATTCCGCGACAACCTCTACCAATTTTTCACGGGCCGCATTACAATCAGATTGCATGTCTCCGGGAATGTCACCGAGAGTTTGCTTGCCCTTATCGTCAAATGAGATCGCTTTCATCCTGATCAAATCCACAACGCCGGAAAATTTATCCGCCGCGCCGATCGGAATTTGAATCGGGATAACTTTATTGCCGAATGCTTCCTGTAAAGCCGCCAAATTTCGATTGAAATTCGCGTTTTCCTTATCGAGGCGATTCACAGCGAAGATGGTTGGTTTCCTGGCCTTTTCCAGAAAATTAAAATACTGAAGAGTTCCGACCTCAACTCCACTGCCGGCATTGACCGTCATAATCGCCGAATCAACTACCGCCAGACCGGAGAGAACCTCGCCCACGAAGTCCATATGACCGGGAGTATCCGCGATATTGATTTTAATATTTTTCCACGGGCAATTTATTAAGGATAAGTTCAAGGATGTTTGCCTTGATTTTTCTTCTTCGGTGTAATCGGAAATTGTCGTACCCTCATCCGTCGAACCGAGCCGGTTGGTAACACCGGCGGAATAAGCCATTGCTTCGGCTAAAGTCGTTTTTCCGGCGCCGCGCTGTCCAACCAATCCAATGTTGCGAATCTTGTCTGTGGTCATAGCCATCTTAGGAATATCCTCCTCAAAAAACACAAAATATCAAATTAATATAGACGCACAAAATAAGGCCAATTAAAACATTTGTCAAATTATTTCGGGCATGCTCTATACTTATTTAAGCGCTGATTTTAGGATAATTAAGAAATATTAAGAGCCACCGAGCGGGATCGAACCGCTGACCTACTGATTACGAATCAATTGCTCTACCATCTGAGCTACGGTGGCTTATTAAACAAAAAAGTGCCGCCCCGCAGAATTGAACTGCGGACACACGGATTTTCAGTCCGTTGCTCTACCGACTGAGCTAGGGCGGCATCTGCATTTAGATGTGCCAATTTATGAAAACTTAAGCTCTTGTCAACTCCAAACTTTAAGGATTTATATTTAATACTATCTTTTGCCCTCGCCTAAGAATGCCGCACCGATAAATCCGGCATCATTACCCATCCGGGTAGGAACAACTTCCAATGTTTCAGCGGCTACCGGCAGACATTCCGACATAATCGTTTCCCTGGCGATATCGACAAATTTATGCCCGCCTTCAGCAACTCCGCCCCCGATTATAATCAGTTCAGGATTCAATAAATTTACAATTCCCGATAAAGCCACCCCCAAAATTCGCGCCGATTCATTAATTACGTCATGAGCGATTTTATCTCCTTTGTTCAAGGCGCTAAATACCCTCCGGATCGTGAGTCGTGATAAATCCCCACCCAGAATATTTTGAAAGGCAGGAGTCATCTCCTGCTCGAGACGATTTTTCACCCGCATCAAAATGGCACGAGATGAAACTAATCTCTCAAGTATATCCGATTCAAATCCGCCTGATTTATCTATAATAATCCTGGTATGACCAATCTCACCGGCCGAATAATTGCTGCCATGATAAATTTCACCATTTCTAATTATGCCTCCGCCAATACCGGTGCCGACAGTCAAACAAATTATATCTTCATAACCCTGTCCCGCGCCAAATCGATACTCGGCCAATCCGGCGCAATTGGCGTCATTATCAATAAATATGGGGATATTTAAATGCTCCGATAATCGGTCTCGCAAATGAAACCCGACCCATCCGGGTATATTAGGACATGCCCCGGCGACTACTCCAGTCTTGACATTAATCGCTCCCGGCGACCCGACTCCAAGGTAGCCAACAGGCAAATCCAAATCATCCGCTTCAAACAGTAATTGTTCGGCGCAATATATTATTTTTTCAAATAATTTATTGGGCAGTCCGGTTCCGGGAGTGGTGATTTTTCCCCGAAATTTAATCTTTCCATCTGATTCAACCAATCCATACTTGATATTAGTCGCTCCGATATCAATCCCGGCAAACAACATTCTATTTATCGCTTCCTTTTACTTCCGGCGATTTGTCGTAAATAATTTCGACGAGCATAAAAAACCGTGATTGCCGTCAGGATGTAATAAGCGACCGTTATTATCGCAAGAGTCTTGATCTCAAGAATATTCGATTGAACGAATACAATAAGGTAAACGACAAACGAATGGATAATTACCGCGTATAGCCAAAACAACAAGGTCTTTCTTCGAGCAATCCCATAGCCTAATAAAGCCCCAAGAGCGGTATGAAATAATATGGTAAATGCTCTCTCAACAATTGTTGCCACGGGTAAAACTCCCGCTTGAAACATAGGACCCGTAATATAAGATGATTCGACAAATCCCAGACCCGCGCCAACAAACGCGCCAATATGCAGTGCGTTTATCCTCTTATTATTTAATAGTGTTACAAGAATCATCAAAAGTATTAGTTTAAATATCGCATGAAATATGCCAACCATAATCGAAGAACCCAGGGCCGGAACATAAATCGATTCATCGGCTTGAATCGCCGGGAAAAGAAACTTTAAGGAATATTCCTGCTGCAATGGAATTAGAGAAATCATCAGAAAATAATAAAGGATACCCCCGGCAATGAAATATATATACGCAACCTTCAATCGTGTAGCTTCACGCCCCAGAAACAACACCCAAACAAACGCGCACAGTAAATAGGCGCCATAAATTGGCATTCTTCTAATATGGTTGGTAAAAAATCCCTCATCCTCAAAAACTGCTGCCGTGCCCGAATCTTCAAATACGTTTCGCTCAAGTTCAAATACAAGATTGCGATTGGGATATTCCAGCCGAACCAATTCGTGCCGCTCATTAATGAACACTGTCAAATCAGCGGGGTAAATCATTTTTACTTCCCAGACTGAATCAGCGAAATTTCCATATCGAATCGCCGTTTTTCCAATCACATCAAATTCATAATCAACATAGTACCGACTCTTAAAAGTATAAATTGGAACCTTTATGTTTTCAGCAGGATTGAGATCATTCATCGCCAGAATGATTTCAATTTGATCAAACATATTATCATCGCAGGAGAACACCGGCCCGGGAACATGCGAATAGTAATTATAGCTTACATTTTC of Candidatus Zixiibacteriota bacterium contains these proteins:
- the fusA gene encoding elongation factor G, whose protein sequence is MAMTTDKIRNIGLVGQRGAGKTTLAEAMAYSAGVTNRLGSTDEGTTISDYTEEEKSRQTSLNLSLINCPWKNIKINIADTPGHMDFVGEVLSGLAVVDSAIMTVNAGSGVEVGTLQYFNFLEKARKPTIFAVNRLDKENANFNRNLAALQEAFGNKVIPIQIPIGAADKFSGVVDLIRMKAISFDDKGKQTLGDIPGDMQSDCNAAREKLVEVVAESNDDLLEKFFEEGTLSDDEFKAGLKNGIASSSIYPVLACAATSNIGVSSILDLAVEYLPNPSEVVPVKAKNAGNDEEVEIACSTDNPTAVYVFKTISEQHVGDLSLVKVFSGKINSGLELTNVQTGSERVGQIYELTGKDRKEVDGANAGDIVGLVKLKNTHTGNSLCIKSNQVILPEPDYPEPVMDMTIRPKAKGDDEKMGLGLNKLNESDPTFRVVQDPALRQTLLFGQGDAQIDLLVDKLKTRFGVEVELDRPRIPYRETIRAKTEIQGKYKKQSGGRGQYGDCWLRMEPKPRGDGFEFSDEIKGGVIPSKFVPSVQKGVVEAMQEGILCGSPVVDTKVTVYFGSYHSVDSSDMAFKMAGIMAFRNGYPNCKPVILEPIYNVAIFVPDDYTGDVMGDISSRRGKIIGMDPLGKRQRVRASVPQAELYKYSVDLRSMTQGQGVYSREFSHYEEVPPDISQKLQEEYKASKGQE
- a CDS encoding ROK family protein; amino-acid sequence: MLFAGIDIGATNIKYGLVESDGKIKFRGKITTPGTGLPNKLFEKIIYCAEQLLFEADDLDLPVGYLGVGSPGAINVKTGVVAGACPNIPGWVGFHLRDRLSEHLNIPIFIDNDANCAGLAEYRFGAGQGYEDIICLTVGTGIGGGIIRNGEIYHGSNYSAGEIGHTRIIIDKSGGFESDILERLVSSRAILMRVKNRLEQEMTPAFQNILGGDLSRLTIRRVFSALNKGDKIAHDVINESARILGVALSGIVNLLNPELIIIGGGVAEGGHKFVDIARETIMSECLPVAAETLEVVPTRMGNDAGFIGAAFLGEGKR